TTTCAGGAACCAGCCATAATACGTAAATTACGACAAAAGTGTAaacatatattttactttagaaGATCTTGTTTTATCAATGACTAGATTTAACATTTTATGAttatttaatgctttgatttgAGATTTCAAGATTATATTCTGATCAATGATTTAGCTTGAAattttatgattatattttgGTCAATGATTTTAtcaaagatttttattttttcatttctatttGATATCTGTGATCGAATATTCAAAGAAACAGGTTTTGTAATCTTGTCTTATCGATGATAAATAATGACACGATTCGAATGAATTGTATCGACTATCCTCTTACAAATGTTAGTCCTGATGCATTCGGATCCCTCGTTCTTAATTTTGCTTTTCTAATAAATGACAAGGaaggattttttaaattcaaagaATACTAGATGCATGCAAGGAGGGAACATTGTCAACAACACGTTGTCcacagtaataataataattattattataacgaTGATAgcaataatacaaataataatattaataatagcgATACTGGTACTaaatcgtaataataataataatattaataataataatgacacgtatctctaaaaaaaaaagaagacagaGTCGAGCTACATACTAGTTTTATTGGGATGAGGTTGTGGTTGTGGTTCGTGTGTGGTTTTTTGAGAGGAAAAAAATAAAGAGGAGTCTTGGGGTTGGGGGATCTGGGATGAGGATACTAAAATATTAGGGGCCGGTTTCGTCCCCGCGGACAGATCGCGGTGTCCGCCGGGACGAAGAAAAGGATGATCCCTGGCGTGTGCCAAGTCAGATCCCTAAGGGTGACCACGTGTTCCTGATAGGTGATTTTTCTTGTGTCGATTTCTTCTTTGAACACTCAATCGAGTCTTCGTTATCTCCATCATCGTCGTCTTCATCATCGTTGTTCTCATGAATGTTATTCCGATGTGTCCTAAGTTAAAAATCCCTCACAGCCAGGCTGCTACGTGATCATCCTGCCCCGAGTCGATGAATTTTTTTCTCTCGGAATCGTAGCGCGCCGGGGGAAGTTTTGGTCCCTGCCACAGAATTGATCGCGCAATCTCTCTCTCCCATTCACACCGATATACACTCTCACTCCGTCTCGTTCTCTCTCTCCCGTTCCCGTTCATACTTCCTCTGACGTACACGCTCTCTCCCGCTCGTTTTGCTTTTTTATCTGGGCCGAACAACTCGCGCatccttcttcatcttcttaTTCATCATTTTTTTTTGTGAGTTTTTtccttgtttcttctttttcaaaatgttttatccCATTTTTATCTGGTTGATGGTGATGAACGCAAAATGGTCTGGACGAGTGGCGAGCCAATATCCGCGCTTAGTTCGATGTTATTTGATTTCTTCGGGGCTGTTATTCTTCGTCTTCCCGCCTCTCGCTGCGACCGCTATTTCAATCATTCACTTATACTGTCAGTTCTTGCGGTTTAGGCAGCAATTCGGGCTTGGACTCTTCAGCTGGTTTGGACTCTTGTTTGGAGGAGGACTCCTCAGAGGATTTCTCTTCCTCGCTGCCCTTGCTTTCCTTCTTCTCAGCCGATTTTTCTTCAGAAGATTCGTCTGATTTCGCTTCTTTCGCTTCCTTTGCTGGTTCCTGCTGTTTCTGTGgttcttccttcttttcctcGGCTTGTTCAGACTTTGCTTGAGGCTGAGCTTCCGCGGTTTCGCGTTTAGCCTGGCTAGATTCGGCTGATTTGGCCGTCAATTGTTCCACAGATTCTTGAACGTTACTGGAAGCAGAGGCTGCAGCAGATACTTCGGCGCTCTTTGCTTCCTTCTCAGGTTGAGCAGCGGCTTCAGCAGGCTTCTCCTCGGTCTTGGCCGAATCTTCGGGGCTGATTGCAGGTTGTTCGATCGCAGGTTGTTCGAGAGGAAGCTGAATCTTCTCGTTCTTGGCAGCTGGTTTGTTCTCTTCTGGGGATTTAGCTTGATCTTGTTGGCTCTTTTCAGCTTCAACAGCTGGCTGTTCTATTTTCTTCTCTTCCGGAGCAGCTACCTCGGCGTCGCGGGTCACACGGTCGGGTTTGTCTTCAGCTTTCTTTTCCTGTTCCTCTTGTGGCTTCTCGAGCTTCTTTTCCTCCGCAGCTGGCTGAGCCTTTTCTTCCGATTCGGAAGCTGCTGAGCTAGCCTCATCGTCTTTTCGCACGCTTGGTTTCGTTTCCTCagctttcttttcttcctttgctTCTTCTTTAGCAGCTTCTCCGCTTTTCTCCGCTGAATCTACTTGCTCGGAGCTTTTGCCCTCTGGGACTACAGCCTTCTGTAATATAAACACGATCCAGTTAAAAAACCAAATTCTATCATCTACAACAGCAAAGAAACTCGAATATCGTAATGTATATCATAGTACAATTCAAACTTACAACAACGGGTTGCTCTACTAGAACATCAGCACTATCTTGTTTCTTTTCTTGCGGAACAACTTGCACTACAGTTTCGTGAGATTCGGAAGCCGCCTGCTTCAGACCTTCTTCCTCCTTCTTGGCTTCTTGAGCCTGTTCAGGCTTTTGTTCTTGCTCAGGTTGTTGAGCCTCCTGTGGTTGTTGTTGCGGCTGCAGTTGCTCAGGCTTCTTTTCCTGGCCAGCTTCCTCCTTTTTCTCCTCGGGTTTCGGTTGCTGAGCTTCCTCTTTCTTCTCCTCAGCCTTTTCAGACAGTTGAGCGTTTTCACCCGCGGGTTCGCTCCTCACGCTTGGCTTCTCAGCTTCGGCAGGTTTCGCTTCGGCAGGTTTCGCTTCGGCAGGCGCCGGTTCAGCGGCATCCAGGTTTGCTTTTACAATGGCTTTATGAATTGCTGAAGTCTCTGAGTCGCTTGGGCTCGCCGATTTTTCCAGAGGAACTACTTGAAGAGGTTCTTGATTCTCAGCTACGGGCATCGAGAGCACCGTTTTTTGGCCGAGCAGGCACAGTATCGTTATTACGAGTAACTTCGTCATTTtgatatctgtaaatgaaaacGGAGCTTTTggtaattctttctttttcgttttctatattaatattaaaactatCAGAGTGATGGAAATATCCGATTTATaattttgcatataattttttaaagagtTTGAACGATTTTTTCTTTGCACTAGCTTTTCAATCGTTTGGATGTCAATTTCTTTGATACAAActtcgtttatataattatatatttcgaTATAATGCTTTTATATATCTTCTATTTTGATCTTTTTTGGTATAAACTGCATTTTATACAATTGCTTTGGTACatcatttttatatatcttttatttagaATAAATGATATTTAACGTTGATAAATTTAATGAACACTTTACGAAAGCAGAGCTTTGGTTCTATTTTTGTAATGAATTACAAATATCGAGCTTAATAATCATCCTATTAATTC
Above is a window of Bombus affinis isolate iyBomAffi1 chromosome 5, iyBomAffi1.2, whole genome shotgun sequence DNA encoding:
- the LOC126916657 gene encoding neurofilament heavy polypeptide-like translates to MTKLLVITILCLLGQKTVLSMPVAENQEPLQVVPLEKSASPSDSETSAIHKAIVKANLDAAEPAPAEAKPAEAKPAEAEKPSVRSEPAGENAQLSEKAEEKKEEAQQPKPEEKKEEAGQEKKPEQLQPQQQPQEAQQPEQEQKPEQAQEAKKEEEGLKQAASESHETVVQVVPQEKKQDSADVLVEQPVVKAVVPEGKSSEQVDSAEKSGEAAKEEAKEEKKAEETKPSVRKDDEASSAASESEEKAQPAAEEKKLEKPQEEQEKKAEDKPDRVTRDAEVAAPEEKKIEQPAVEAEKSQQDQAKSPEENKPAAKNEKIQLPLEQPAIEQPAISPEDSAKTEEKPAEAAAQPEKEAKSAEVSAAASASSNVQESVEQLTAKSAESSQAKRETAEAQPQAKSEQAEEKKEEPQKQQEPAKEAKEAKSDESSEEKSAEKKESKGSEEEKSSEESSSKQESKPAEESKPELLPKPQELTV